A window from Citrus sinensis cultivar Valencia sweet orange chromosome 3, DVS_A1.0, whole genome shotgun sequence encodes these proteins:
- the LOC102615612 gene encoding putative GTP diphosphokinase RSH1, chloroplastic isoform X5 yields MMVRKDGVESLSSFIQLKLLVFWELDWESIAAGLLHDTVEDTNVVTFERIEEEFGATVRRIVEGETKVSKLGKLKCKNENHSVQDVKADDLRQMFLAMTEEVRVIIVKLADRLHNMRTLSHMPPHKQSSIATETLQVFAPLAKLLGMYQIKSELENLSFMYTNAEDYAKVKRRVADLYKEHEKELEEANKILMKKIEDDQFLDLMTVKTEIRSVCKEPYSIYKAVLKSRGSINEVNQIAQLRIIIKPKPCSGVGPLCSPQQICYHVLGLVHGIWTPIPRAMKDYIATPKPNGYQSLHTTLIPFLYESMFRLEVQIRTEEMDLIAERGIAAHYSGRVFVTGLVGHARPNGRSPRGKTVCLNNANIALRISWLNAIREWQEEFVGNMTSREFVDTITRDLLGSRVFVFTPRGEIKNLPKGATVVDYAYMIHTEIGNKMVAAKVNGNLVSPTHVLANAEVVEIITYNALSSKSAFQRHKQWLEHAKTRSARHKIMKFLREQAALSASEITADTVGDFVADSGEESEVEDLSDGSKQDKPLWEKILMNVVQMSSPVRNSKAVCSDDNASLWAPKVNGKHNKRVHYVGSKAEGELSSQENSFAKMMHANVPMYKEVLPGLESWQASKIATWHNLEGHSIQWFSVVCIDRRGIMADVTTALATVGVTICSCVAEIDRGRGIAVMLFHVEGNLESLVNACSSVDLILGVLGWSTGCSWPSSKEDWQFHEC; encoded by the exons ATGATGGTCAGAAAAGACGGAGTGGAGAGCCTTTCATCATTCATCCAGTTGAAGTTGCTCGTATTCTGG GAACTGGATTGGGAATCTATTGCTGCGGGATTACTACATGACACAGTTGAAGATACAAATGTTGTTACTTTTGAAAGAATAGAGGAGGAGTTTGGAGCTACTGTACGCCGCATTGTAGAGGGAGAGACTAAg GTATCAAAGCTGGGAAAATTAAAGTGTAAGAATGAAAACCATTCAGTGCAAGATGTTAAAGCTGATGACCTACGGCAAATGTTTCTAGCCATGACTGAGGAG GTCCGTGTTATCATAGTCAAATTGGCTGATAGATTGCATAACATGCGCACTCTTTCACACATGCCTCCACATAAGCAG TCCAGCATTGCAACGGAGACATTGCAGGTCTTTGCTCCCTTGGCAAAATTGTTAGGGATGTACCAAATTAAG TCTGAACTTGAAAATCTATCCTTTATGTACACAAATGCTGAAGATTATGCCAAGGTCAAAAGAAGAGTTGCAGACCTCTATAAAGAACATGAAAAAGAACTTGAGGAG GCgaacaaaattttgatgaagaagatTGAGGATGATCAGTTCTTGGACCTTATGACTGTCAAAACTGAAATTCGCTCTGTATGTAAGGAGCCTTACAG TATTTACAAAGCTGTGCTCAAATCAAGAGGTTCAATCAATGAGGTTAACCAAATTGCACAg CTTCGAATAATCATAAAACCAAAGCCATGTAGTGGTGTTGGGCCTTTGTGCAGTCCTCAGCAG ATATGCTACCATGTGCTTGGGTTGGTACATGGAATTTGGACCCCCATTCCTCGAGCT ATGAAAGATTACATTGCAACCCCAAAGCCTAATGGCTACCAAAGTCTCCACACAACCTTGATTCCATTTTTGTATGAGAGTATGTTTCGACTGGAAGTTCAG ATAAGAACTGAAGAGATGGATCTGATTGCCGAAAGAGGCATCGCTGCTCATTATAGTGGGAGAGTTTTTGTTACTGGTTTGGTTGGGCACGCAAGGCCTAATGGTAGAAGTCCAAGGGGAAAGACAGTTTGCCTTAACAATGCTAATATTGCGCTGAGG ATTAGCTGGCTCAATGCAATTAGAGAATGGCAAGAAGAGTTCGTGGGCAACATGACATCTAGAGAATTTGTAGATACCATTACAAGAGATCTCTTAGGTAGTCGAGTCTTCGTTTTTACGCCAAGGGGAGAG ATTAAAAATCTGCCTAAAGGAGCGACAGTTGTTGACTATGCTTACATGATACACACTGAAATTGGCAACAAGATGGTTGCTGCAAAG GTCAATGGGAATCTTGTTTCTCCAACACATGTGCTTGCCAATGCTGAAGTTGTGGAGATAATCACCTATAAT GCGCTCTCAAGTAAATCAGCTTTCCAAAGGCATAAGCAGTGGTTGGAACATGCTAAAACACGAAGTGCCAGACACAAAATTATGAAG TTTTTAAGGGAGCAAGCTGCACTATCTGCTTCAGAAATTACAGCAGATACTGTAGGTGACTTCGTTGCTGATTCTGGAGAGGAGAGTGAAGTAGAAGATCTCTCAGATGGTTCCAAACAGGACAAACCTTTGTGGGAGAAAATCCTTATGAATGTTGTCCAAATGTCGTCACCTGTCAGAAATTCTAAAGCTGTCTGTTCTGATGACAATGCTAGCCTTTGGGCTCCAAAAGTCAACggaaaacataacaagcgtgTGCATTATGTTGGTTCAAAAGCTGAGGGGGAGTTGTCATCTCAAGAAAATAGTTTTGCCAAAATGATGCATGCTAATGTTCCAATGTATAAGGAAGTTTTGCCCGGATTAGAAAGCTGGCAAGCCAGTAAAATTGCCACTTGGCACAATCTCGAGGGGCACTCTATCCAATGGTTTAGTGTGGTGTGCATAGATCGAAGAG GCATCATGGCTGACGTCACAACGGCATTGGCAACTGTAGGTGTCACTATATGTTCTTGTGTG GCTGAAATTGACAGGGGAAGGGGAATAGCTGTCATGCTGTTTCATGTCGAAGGGAACCTTGAGAGTTTG GTTAATGCTTGCTCAAGTGTGGATTTAATCCTGGGTGTATTGGGATGGTCTACGGGTTGCAGCTGGCCAAGCTCCAAAGAAGACTGGCAATTTCATGAATGCTAA